CGTCTGGGTGCTGGCGATGTTCGGCATGGGCGGCAGCATCGACCGGCTCGACGACGACCCGTCGCTGCGCCAGACGCTGCCTGCGCCGGGCTCGCCAGGTGCCGAGCGGCTGGGCCCGCTCCCGCAATACGGCGACATCGCCGCTCGCCCGCTGTTCACCGACAACCGTCGCCCGCAGCCGTTCGTGATCGACCCGATGGGCGAGACCGGCGAGGCGGGCAACGATTTCGACTACATGCTCACCAGCGTGCTGCGGACGCCGGATCTGCAGATGGTGATCCTGCAGCCGGGCGACGGCGGCGACCCGGTGCGGGTCAAGCAGGGTGGCGCCCCGGACTCCGCGCCCGGGTGGGTGCTGCAGTCGGTGGAGGCGCGCCGGGCCGTGTTCGCCGGGCCGGAAGGCGAGCGGACGCTGGAGCTGCGGGTATTCGACGGCGTCGGCGGACAGCCGCCGACCGCGCTCGCGACGCCGGCGGCCGAGGCTTCCGGCATGCCGGGTCCGGCGGCGCCCGCGGTCGCCGACGCCGACATGACGGGTCCGGCGCGCGCCACCGGCGGCGCCCAGGCGCCCGAGCAGAGCGGCCCGCAGGGGCCGGGCGCGTCCGCGGAGGGCGCCGCCGATGCCGCAGCCCAGCAGCAGGCTGCGCAGGAGCAGGTGGAAATGATCCGGCGCCGCATCGAGGAGCGCCGCGCGCGGCTGCGCCAGGAAGAATCGGCGCGTTCGAACCAGCCAGCCAACGAGACCAAATAGACTGTGCCGATGACTTCCCGAACCCGCTGCCGATCCGCCATCGCGGCCTGCCTGGCCATCCTGCTCGCGGCCTGCGCCTCGATGCCGCCGCCGACGATGTCCCGGGGCCAGCAACGTCCGCCGGTGCAGGCCGGCAACGCCGGACCTGACGGCGTCCAGACGGAAACCCTGGAGGACGAGGAGGGCCCGCGCGCGCAGATCCGACGCGGCACCGGCCAGGTGCTCAACCAGGGTGCCGCCGCGGCCGCGCCGCCCAACCTCGGCGGCAGCAGCGGCGAGGCCTCGTTCAACTTCGAGGGCGAGCCGCTGCACGCCGTGGTCAAGGCGATCCTCGGCGACATGCTCGGCCAGAACTACACCATCGCGCCCGGGGTGCAGGGCACGGTCACCCTGGCCACGCCGCGCACGGTGAGCCCGGCCCAGGCCTACGTGCTGCTCGAGCGTGCGCTGGCCGACAACAACGCGCGCATGGTCTACAGCGGCGGCATGTACCAGATCGTGCCGGCCGACGCGGCCCTGCCCTCGGGTACCGTCGCGCCGCGCACCGGCGGCGCGGCCGCCGCGCGCGGATTCGAGGTGCGGGTGGTGCCGCTGCGCTACATCTCCGCGACCGAGATGGAGAAGGTGCTCAAGCCCTACGCGCGGCCCAACGCCATCGTCGCGGTCGACAACGGCCGCAACACGATCACCGTCTCCGGCTCGCGGGTGGAGCTGGAGAACTACCTGCGCACCATCGAGATCTTCGACGTCGACTGGCTGTCGGGCATGTCGGTGGGCGTGTTCCCGCTGCAGACCGGCAAGGCCACGCGTGTGGTCGCGGACCTGGAGAAGGTGTTCGGCGAGCAGAGCAAGTCGCCGGTCGCCGGCATGTTCCGCTTCATGCCGCTGGAAGGCGCCAACGCGGTGCTGGTGATCACCTCGCAACCCGACTACCTCGACGACATCGGCGACTGGCTCGAGCGGATCGACAGCGCCGGCGCCGGCATGCGCCTGTATTCGTACGAACTCAAGTACATCAAGGCGCGCGACCTCGCCGAAAGACTGGCCGAGGTCTTCGGCGGCAGCAGCGGGCGCGGCGGCAACGACACCGGCGGCTCGCTGATGCCGGGCCTGACGCCGGCTTCGATCGGCAGCGGCGCAGGCGAGTTCGGCAGCGACGGCAAGGTCGACGGCGATACCATGGATTCGACGGGTTCGATGGGCGGTGGTTCCGGCAACAGCGACGGGTTCGGCGGCGGCTCGCTGTCGCTGAGCCAGGACCGTGGCGGCGCCAGAGGCGTCACCCTGGAGGTCGAGGGCGACCGGGTGGGCGTGTCCGCGCTCGACGAAACCAATGCGTTGCTGGTGCGCAGCACGCCCTCGGCCTGGAAATCGATCCGCGAAGTGGTCGAGCGGCTCGACGTGATGCCGCTGCAGGTGCACATCGAGGCGCAGATCGCGGAGGTGGTGCTGGAAGGGGACCTGCGCTACGGCGTGAACTGGTTCTTCGAGCGTGCCGTGACCGACGCCGGCCTGCCGTCCGCGGAAGGGCGCACGACCTGGAGTGCGATCGCGGGCAACGTGACGGGTTCGACCACCGGCGGCGTCGGGCCCGGCCTGTCGTGGACGTTCCTGGGGCGCAACGCGGCCGCGATCATCAGCGCGCTGGACGAGGTGACCGACCTGCGCGTGCTGCAGTCGCCTTCGATCATGACCCGCAACAACGCCGAGGCCACGTTGAACGTCGGCAGCCGGATTCCGATTTCGACCGTCAGCGTCAATCCGGTCCTGGGCAGCGACAACAGCTTCACCTCGGTGCAGTACCTCGAAACCGGCACCATCCTGAACGTGCGGCCCCGCGTCACCAGCGACGGCATGGTGTTCCTCGACATCGTCCAGGAAGTGAGTACACCGGGCGACCAGGCGACCGCGGACGAGAACGGCAACGTGCGCATCGACACCCGGAAGATGAAGACCGAGGCCGCCGTGCGCAGCGGCGACACGGTGATGCTGGCCGGGCTGATCCGGGACCAGGTGGGCCGCGGCTCCGCGGGGTTCCCGGGATTGAGCCGCATCCCCGTGCTGGGCGGGTTGTTCGGGCGGCAGACTTCGAGCACCGCCCGAACGGAAGTCATCATCCTGCTGACGCCGACCATCATCCGCAACGTCGAAGAGACGCGCACGCTGACCGACGAGTACAGCCGCCGCTTCCGCGCCATGGAGCCGCTGCACCGGGCGAGGGACTGAGGCCCGCCCATGGCTGCGCCCGGGGACCTGCGTGGCTGAGTTGCCGGTCGTGCTGCTGCCTGTCGGCGTCGACGACGACGCACTCGATGCCTGCCTCGCCGCGCTCGATGCGGGTACCCCCGCCGGCACGCGCGTCTGGCTGGCGGACGACGGCCAGGCCGGACCGCGCGGGCTGGCCGTGATCGAACGCTGGCTCGCCAGCACGCGGTTGCAGGCCGACTACACGCGCCGGCAGCGTCGCCTGGGCGAGGTCGAACACGTCGACCAGATGCTGGCCGCCTGCGGCGATGCCGACGTCATCGTGCTCGCGCCCGACGCGGTGCCCACCGCCGGCTGGGCGACGCAGCTCGCCGCCTGCTTCGCGCGGGATGCGGCCATCGCCAGCGCCACGCCCTGGTGCAACGCCGGCGAGGTCGCGGCCTGGCCGCGGATCGGCGAGATCGCGCCGATGCCGGACGACCCGGCGCGGCTCGCGCGCGCCTGCGCGGCAATGCCGCCGATCCATCCCGAACTGCCGGCCGCGGTCGCGCACGCGGTCATGCTGCGCGGCAGCGCCCGGCGCAAGGCGGGCGGGCTGGACGCGGCCAGCTATGGATCCTGGTATGCCGCGCTGATCGACCTCTCGCTGCGGCTGTCCGGCCTGGGCTGGCGCAATGCGCTGTGCGAGACCGCATTCGTGGCGCGCGGCGGCGAAGGCGGCGCGGCGGAAGGCGACATGGAGGCCCTGGCCGCGCGCTGGCCGACCTGGCACGCGCGGCTGGCGACGGTGCTGATGCACGATCCCCTGCGCGAAGCGCGCGAGCGGCTCGCGCGACTGTACGCGCAGGTCGACGGCCCCGAGCGCCAGCAGGACCTGTTCGCATCGCCGCGGCGTTCCGCAGGCACCGATGCCGAAGCCGGCATCGGCGATGGCGACGGCGACGCAGGCGCGCGCGGGGAGGACGCATGATGCCCGCGGCCTCCGGCATCGCAGCCATCGTCGTCAGCCACCAGAGCATCGAAACCATCGACGACTGTCTCGTACGCCTGCGCGCGGCGCAGGGCGTGACCCAGGTGCGGATCGTGGACAACGCTTCGCGCGACGGCACGCTCGAGGCGGTCCAGCGCCACGCATCGGCCGATCCGCGCCTGCACTTCATCGGCAATCCCGACAATCCCGGCTTCTCGTTCGCCTGCAACCAGGGGGCGCGAGACAGCGACGCGCGCTGGCTGGCCTTCGTCAATCCCGACTGCCTGCTCGAGGCCGACGCCCTGGCGCGGCTGCTGGCGCATGCCGAACGGATCGACGGCGACTGCCTGCTCGGCGCCGACCTGGTCGACGAACACGGTCGCCGCGATGCCGCCGCGCGCCGCCGCGCGCCGTCCTTCGTCGCGATGCTGCACGATCCGTCGGCGCGCGAGCTGGCGCAGGCGCCCGACGACCTGCGGCCGCTGCAGGCGGTGGACGCGGTGTCCGGCGCGTTGATGCTGATGCCGCGGCGGCTGTTCGAGCGCATCGGCGGCTTCGACGACGGTTATCGCCTGCACGCCGAGGACCTCGACCTGTGCCGCCGCGCACGCGAGGCGGGCGCGCTGGTCGCGGTCGCCAACGACGTGCGCGTGCTGCACCTGCGCGGGGTGTCGAGCCGCGCGCGACCGTTGTTCGTGGAATGGCACAAGCATCGCGGCCTGTGGCGCTACTTCCGCAAGTTCGAGGCGGACGCGGTGTCGTGGCAGATGCGCGCGGCGGTGTGGTGCGCGATCTGGCTGCGTTTTCCGCTCGTCGCGCTGCGGCAATGGACGCGCGCCTGAACCATGCGCTCCAGCGGTGATGGACGCCAGGACCGCGACGGATCGCGGGCCGGCATCCGCTTGCGTGGAAACGATGCGGCGCGCAGCGCCCCTCCCGGCTGGCCGACCCGGCGCAATGCCGCCTCCGCCGCTGCAGTTCGCGATGATGCGAACCGCCGCCCGGTGACGCCGGGCAGGGCGGCTTGTTTCAGCGGAACCGGTTGATCGCGTCGCGCAGCGATCTCGCCGCATCCGCGGCCGCCTCGGCGTAGCCGGCGCCGGGAGAGGCGTAGAGGATCCCGCGCGAGGAGTTGATCATCAGCCCGGCGCCGTCCGCGGCCGCGCCGTTGCGCACCACCGCTTCAACGTCGCCGCCCTGGGCGCCGACGCCCGGGATCAGCAGCGGCATGTCGCCGACGATGCCGCGGATCACCTTCAGCTCGCCGGGGTAGGTGGCGCCGACGACCAGCGCGCAGTTGCCATCGGTGTTCCAGTCGGCCGCGATGGTGCGCGCGATGCGCTGGTAGAGCGGCACGCCGTCGACCTGCAGCTCCTGGAAATCGCGTGCGCCCGGATTGGAGGTGTGGCACAGGAAGATGCAGCCGCGATCGTTGCGCTGCAGGAACGGCTCGGCCGAGTCCCGTCCCATGTAGGGATTGAGCGTGACCGCGTCGGCACCGTAGCGGTCGAAGGCCTCGATCGCGTACTGGCTCGCGGTGCTGCCGATGTCTCCGCGCTTCGCGTCGAGGATCACCGGCACGTCCGGATGCGCACCGTTGATGTGCGCGATCAGCCGCTGCAGCGCGGCCTCGCCGCCGTTGTGCGCGGAAAAATAGGCGATCTGCGGCTTGAAGGCGCAGGCGTAAGCGGCGGTCGCATCGACGATGTCGCGGCAAAAGGCGAACAGCGCGTCGGCGGTGTCGTCGGGCTCGCTGGCGGCGAAGGCTTCGGGGAATTTCGCCGGATCCGGGTCGAGTCCGACGCAGAGCAGGGTGTCGGCCTCGTCCCAGCGGGCACGGAGCTTGTCGGCGAAACGCATGGGCAGTTCTCCGCGTCGGATTCAGGTCACCACGATGGGCGTGCCGGACGTGACCACGACGGTGTGCTCGAACTGCGCGCCGAAACCGCGCCTGCAGTACAGCGACCAGCCATCGTCGGCCTCGTCGGCCCGGCTGCAGTGTGTTGCCAGGAAGGGCTCGACCGTGATCACCATGCCATCGTGCAGCCGGCGGGTGTCGCGTCCGTCGTAGTGCCCGGGGATGGAGCCGGGCGCCTCGTGCAGCGCGCGGCCGACGCCATGGCTCTGCAGGTTGCGGATGACCCGCAGGCCGCGCCGGGTGGCGATGGTTTCCACGGTGCGGCCGATGCCGTTGATCAGGTCGCCGGCGCGCAGCTGCGCGATCGCCGCATCGCGTGCCTCGCGCGTGGCGTCGAGCAGGCGTCGCTGTCGGGCGGAGGATTCGCCGACCACGAAGCTCGCGCCGGTGTCGGCGAAGTAGCCGTCGAGTTCGGCCGACACGTCGATGTTCACCAGGTCGCCGTCGCGCAGCGCCGTGTCGTCGGGGATTCCGTGGGCGACGATGGCGTTGACGCTGATGCAGGTCGCGCCGGGGAAGCCGTAGGTCAGTTGCGGTGCCGAGCGGGCGCCGGCCTCGCGCATCATCCCGGCACCGAGTACATCCAGGTCACGCGTGCGCACGCCGGGAACGGCCGCCGCACGCATCGCGGCCAGGGTCGATGCCACCAGCGCCCCTGCGCGCTGCAGGCCTTCGAGTTCGGATGCGTGTTCGATGGTCATCGTGCTGGCTCGGTGCGGGAGACGCGTAATCCGGGTCGCGGCGGCAGGTGTCGGGAACCGGCTGGACAGGACCTCTGGACAGTCAGTGGATGCCGCGCCGGGGCGTGGCGCGACCTGGTTGCGTGGGCTTGGCCGGCGTGCGATCCATCACGGGATCCCTCGCTGTGCTCGGGATGACCATCCGGCCCAAGCCCGGATGGTCACTTCAGCGCCTTGAAGCGCAGCCGCTTCGGGCCGGCGTCGTCGCCCATGCGCCGCTTCTTGTCCTCTTCGTACTCGCGGTAGTTGCCCTGGAAGAACTCCACGTGCGAGTCGCCCTCGAACGAGAGGATGTGGGTGGCGATGCGGTCCAGGAACCAGCGGTCGTGCGAGATCACGAAGGTGTTGCCCGGGAATTCGAGCAGCGCGTCTTCGAGCGCGCGCAGGGTTTCGATGTCGAGGTCGTTGGACGGTTCGTCGAGCAGCAGCACGTTGCCACCCTGCAGCAGGGTCTTGGCCATGTGCAGGCGCCCGCGCTCGCCGCCCGACAGCGCGCCCACGCGCTTCTGCTGGTCCTGGCCCTTGAAGTTGAAGCGGCCGATGTAGGCGCGCGACTGGATCTCGATGCCGTTGATGTTGAGGATGTCTAGGCCGCCGGAGACCTCCTCGAACACGGTCTTGTCGCCTTCCAGCGCCTCGCGGCTCTGGTCGACGTAGGCCAGCTTCACCGTCGGGCCCATCAGGATCTGGCCCGAGTCGGGCTTCTCCTGCCCGGTGATCATCTTGAACAGGGTCGACTTGCCGGCGCCGTTGGGGCCGATGATGCCGACGATCGCGCCGGGCGGCACGATCATCGACAGGTCGTCGATCAGCAGCCGGTCGCCGAAGCGCTTGCTGACGTTCCTGAACTCGATCACCGAATTGCCCAGGCGCTCGCCCGGCGGGATGAAGATCTCGTTGGTCTCGTTGCGCTTCTGGTAGTCGACCGACTGCAGCTCCTCCAGCCGCCCCAGTCGCGCCTTGCCCTTGGAGCGGCCGCCCTTGGCGTTCTGCCGCGACCATTCCAGTTCCTTCTGGATCGCCTTCTGGCGCGCCTTTTCCTGATTGTCTTCCTGCTTGAGGCGCTCGTCCTTCTGGGTCAGCCACTGGGTGTAGTTGCCCTTCCACGGGATGCCGCGGCCGCGGTCGAGCTCGAGGATCCACTCGGCGGCGTTGTCGAGGAAATAGCGGTCGTGGGTCACCGCGACCACGGTGCCGGTGTAGCGGGCGAGGAACTGCTCGAGCCATTCCACCGATTCGGCGTCGAGATGGTTGGTCGGCTCGTCGAGCAGCAGCATGTCCGGCTTCTGCAGGAGCAGGCGGCACAGGGCGACGCGGCGTTTCTCGCCGCCCGACAGCTTGCCGATCACCGCGTCCCACGGCGGCAGGCGCAGCGCATCGGCGGCGACTTCCAGCTGGTTCTCGAGCGTGTGCGCGTCGCCGGCGGCGAGGATCGCCTCGAGCCGCTCCTGCTCCTTGGCCAGGGCGTCGAAATCGGCGCCTTCCTCGGCATAGGCGGCGTAGACCCGGTCCAGTTCCGCCTGCGCGCGCAGCACCTCGCCCACGCCTTCCTCGACCGCCTCGCGGACGGTCATCGCGGGGTCGAGCTGCGGCTCCTGTTCCAGATAGCCGACCTTGGTGCCCGGCTGCGGCCGCGCTTCGCCCTCGAAGTCCTGGTCGACGCCGGCCATGATCCTGAGCACGGTGGACTTGCCGGCGCCGTTCAGGCCCAGCAGGCCGATCTTGGCGCCGGGGAAGAAGCTCAGCGAGATGTCCTTGATGATCTGCCGCTTGGGCGGCACGACCTTGGACACGCGGTTCATGGTGTAGATGTATTGCGACGACATGGGGAACTCCGGATTGCACGCGGCCATGACCCGCGCGAAGCGCGGACCGGCGGGGATGACGCGGGATCGGGGGATTATAGCCGTTCGCCCCCCGCCCCCCGGCGGCTGAGCGGGCGTTAAACATTCGTGGAAGGCATGCTTGTGCAAACGGTTGCAGGAAGCGGCGATTCAGGCTGGCCCGCCGATAGTCCTATCCACGCCACCGGGGTGCGGATGGCGCGGATGCCCGGAGAAACGACATGAACCAGAAACTCACGTGGGGTGCCGTCCTGATGCTGGCACTGGCGACGGCTGCCATGCCCGCGCTCGCCGACAATGATCGTCGCGGTTACGGCCATCGCGACCACGACCGGCGCGAGCACCGCCGCGACCACCGGGAGGCCCGCCGCGACTACCGTCACGATCGCCGCGACTACCGCCACGACCGGCGCGACGATCGTTACGACCGCCGCAATCACCGTCGCGATTACGCCTACCACCGGCCTCCGGTGCGGGTGATCCACCACCGTCCCGTGGTCCGCCACTACCACCCGCCGGTGCGTTACGTGGGGCCGCCGCGCTGGGCCCGGGGCGGCTACGTGCACCACTACCAGCGCCCGATCTACGTGGTCCACGACTACCGCGGCTACGGGCTGCGCCACCCGCCGCGCGGCTACCACTGGATGCGCGACGATTACGGCGATTACCTGCTGGTGGCCATCGCCACCGGCCTGATCGCCGATCTGATCCTGCGCTGAGTCCCCGGGGCCGCCGCGAGGCGGCGATCCCGGGACCCGAGAGGCGCGCCCCAGGCGCGCCTTTTCCATGTCCGCGGTCCCGCGGCGCCCGGGCAGGACGGTACAATCGTCCGGTCCCCGCACCCCGGAGCCCCGATGTTCGCGCGCGATGCCCGTATCGAAACCTACGATCCCGAACTGGCCTGGGCGATCGCCGACGAGGCGCGCCGCCAGGAGGATCACGTCGAGCTGATCGCGTCGGAGAACTACTGCAGCCCGCGGGTGATGGAGGCGCAGGGCAGCCAGCTCACCAACAAGTACGCCGAGGGTTACCCGGGCAAGCGCTACTACGGCGGCTGCGAGTACGTCGACGTGGCCGAACAGCTGGCCATCGACCGCCTCAAGCAGCTGTTCGGCGCCGACTACGCGAACGTGCAGCCGCATTCGGGCTCGCAGGCCAACCAGGCGGTCTACCTCGCGCTGCTGCAGCCGGGCGACACCATCCTCGGCATGTCGCTGGCGCATGGCGGCCACCTCACCCACGGCGCCAAGGTCAACGCCTCGGGCAAGCTGTTCAATGCCGTCCAGTACGGCGTCGACGACCAGGGCCTGATCGACTACGACGTGGTCGAGCAGCTGGCGCTCGAGCACAAGCCGAAGATGGTCGTCGCCGGCTTTTCCGCCTATTCGCGCCGGATCGACTGGGCGCGCTTCCGCGCGATCGCCGACAAGGTCGGCGCGTACCTGTTCGTGGACATGGCGCACGTCGCCGGCCTGGTCGCCGCGGATGCGTACCCGACGCCGCTGCCGCACGCGCACGTGGCCACCTCGACCACGCACAAGACCCTGCGCGGGCCGCGCGGCGGGATCATCGTCGCCAGCCGCGAGGGCGCGGGCGAGAAGTTCGACGAGATCGCCAAGAAGATGCAGAGCATCGTCTTCCCCGGCATCCAGGGCGGGCCGCTGATGCACGTGATCGCCGCCAAGGCGGTCGCGTTCAGGGAGGCGCTGGAGCCGGAGTTCAAGGGTTACCAGGAACAGGTGGTGCGCAACGCGCAGGCGATGGCGAAGACGATCGTCGAGCGCGGCTATCGCATCGTCTCCGGCGGCACCGACAACCACCTGATGCTGGTCGACATGATCGGCAAGCCGATCACCGGCAAGGCCGCCGAGGAGGCGCTGGGCAGGGCGCACATCACCGTCAACAAGAATGCGGTGCCCAATGATCCGCAGAAGCCCTTCGTCACCTCCGGCCTGCGCATCGGCACCCCCGCGGTGACCACGCGCGGCTACAAGGAAGACGATTGCGTGGCGCTGGCCGGCTGGATCTGCGACGTGCTCGACGCGCCCGAGGACGAGGCCGTGCTGTCGCGCGTGCGCGAGGCCGTGACGAAGCAGTGCCGGCAGTTCCCGGTGTATGGCTGAGAGGCCGGGATTCGGAATTGGGGATTCGGGATTCGCGAAAGCAGTCCTGGTTCCCGCTGTTCCGAATCCCGAATCCCGAATCCCGAATCCCCACGCCTGATGCACTGCCCCTTCTGCCAGCACCAGGACACCAAGGTGATCGACTCGCGGGCGTCGGAAGACGGCGCGACGATCCGGCGTCGGCGCGAGTGCGAGGCCTGCGGCGAGCGCTTCAGCACGCTCGAGACCATCGAGCTCAAGCTGCCGGTGATCATCAAGGGCGACGGCCGGCGCGAGCCGTTCGACGCCCGCAAGCTGCGCATCAGCATGGACCGCGCGCTGCACAAGCGCCCGGTGTCGGAGGAGCAGATCGAGACCGCGGTGCGCGCGGTGGTGCACCAGTTGCGCATGACCACCGAGCGCGAGGTTTCGTCGCGCCGCATCGGCGAGTTCGTGATCGCCGAGCTGCGCAAGCTCGACCACGTCGGCTTCGTCCGCTTCGCCTCGGTGTACCGCTCGTTCGAGGACATCACCGATTTCCGCGAGGAGCTCGACCGGCTCGAGCGCGACCTTCCGGGCGAAGGCCAGTTGCCGTTGCTCGGCGGCGAAGTGGTGCCGTTCGGCAAGCCGTCCGGGAAGGAAAAGAAGCGCTGATGGGTGGATCGTGAGCGGGTTTTCGGCGATCGACCACGTGATGATGGCCCGCGCGCTGCGCCTGGCCGGGCAGGCCGCGTACACCACCAGGCCCAACCCGATGGTGGGCTGCGTGATCGCGCATGGCGAGGAGATCGTCGGCGAGGGCTGGCACCAGCGCCAGGGCGAACCGCACGCGGAGGTCCTCGCGCTACAGGCCGCAGGATCGCGTGCGCGCGGCGCCACGGTCTACGCGACGCTCGAGCCCTGCGCGCATACCGGGCGTACCGGGCCGTGCGCGGAGGCGCTGGTCGCGTCCGGGGTCGCGCGCGTGGTCGCGGCGATGCGCGATCCGTTCCCGCAGGTCGACGGGGCCGGTTTCGAACGGCTGCGCGGCGCCGGCATCGCGGTCGAGTCCGGACTGATGGAAGCGCAGGCGCGCGCGCTCAACGTCGGCTTCCTGTCGCGGATCGAACGCGGGCGTCCGTGGGTGCGGGTGAAGCTGGCCTGCAGCCTCGACGGGCGCACCGCGATGGCCAACGGCGATTCGAAGTGGATCAGCGGCGAGGCCGCGCGTGCGGACGTGATGCACTGGCGCGCACGCGCCGGCGCGATCCTCACCGGCGCCGGCACGGTACTGGCCGACGACCCGTCGCTGACCGTGCGGTTCGACCAGCCGCGCGAATTCGTGCCGCCGCTGCGGGTGGTGCTGGATCCGGGCCTGGCCACGGTGGCGCGCGGCAAGGTCCGCGAAGGCGACGCACCGACCCTGTACCTGCACGCACCCGACGCCAAGCCGCCGCGCGATCTGGTGGCCGACCGCGCGGCCGTACCGGTGAAGGGCGGCATGTTCGACCTCGCGGCGGTGCTGGCCCTGCTCGCGCAACGCGAGATCAACGAGGTCCACGTCGAGACCGGTGCCACGCTGGCCGGGGCCCTGCTCAAGGCCGGGCTGGTCGACGAAGTGCTGCTCTATATCGCCCCGGTGCTGCTCGGCGACACGGCGCGCCCGCTGTTCGGCGGACTGGGCTTCACCGAGATGGCGCAGCGCCTGCGGATGACGATCGTCGAGACGCGCCACGTCGGCGACGACCTGCGGCTGTTGCTGCGCCCGCAGGCATAGCGGGGCTTGCGCCATGGCGGCGACGTTCAAGGATCACTTTTCCGCGGTCGCGGATGCGTACGCCGGCGCGCGGCCGGAGTACCCGGCCGCGCTGTTCGAGTGGATCGCCTCAGTCGCTCCTGCGCGCGGCCTGGCGTGGGAAGCCGGTTGCGGCAGCGGACAGGCCACGCGCGGGCTGGCACAGCGGTTCGCGGCCGTGCATGCCACCGACCCGAGCGCCGAACAGATCGGTCGCGCGCAGGGCCCGGTCAACGTCGCGTTCGCGGTCGAACCTGCCGAGCGTTGCAGCCTCGCCGATGCCAGCGCGGATGCGGCCTGCGTGGCGCAGGCGCTGCACTGGTTCGATCGCGATGCGTTCTTTGCCGAATGCGCGCGAGTGCTGCGCCCGGGCGGCGTGCTGGTCGCCTGGGGCTACCAGGACATCGTGGTGCCGGACACGCTGCGCGAGGCGGTGGACGCATTCTCGGCCAGGATCCGGCCGCACTGGCCGCCCGAGCGAGCGCAGGTCGACGCAGCGTACGCCGGATATGCATGGCCTTTCCCCGCGATCGACACGCCGTCCTGGACCCTGAGCGCGGAATGGTCGCTGTCTCGCCTGCTGGGGTACTTCTCCAGCTACTCGGCGAGCCGGCGCTACCGCGAGACGACCGGGGTCGACCCGGTCGCCACACACGCGGATGCGATCGCGCGGGCCTGGGGCGATCCCGACACCACCCGCACCGTGCAGTGGCCGATGTTCGTGCATGCGCGGAGGAAGCCGTGAGCCTGCGCTGGGGCATCGTCGGTTGCGGCGACGTGACCGAGGTCAAGAGCGGGCCGGCGCTGCAGCAGGCGACCGGCTCGGCGCTGGTGGCGGTGATGCGCCGCGATGCCGCGAAAGCGGAGGATTACGCGCGGCGCCACGGGGTGCCGCGCTGGTACGACGATGCGGATGCGCTGATCGCGGATCCGCAGGTCGACGCGGTGTATGTCGCGACGCCCCCATCGACCCACGCGCGCTACGCGATCCAGGCGATGCGCGCCGGCAAGCCGGCCTACGTCGAGAAACCGATGGCGCTCGATGCGACCGAGTGCGAGGCGATGCTCGAGGCCAGCCGCGCCACCGGCATGCCGCTGTTCGTCGCCTACTACAGGCGCGCCCTGCCGCGGTTCCTGAAGGTGCGCGAGCTGTTGCAGGCCGGCGCCATCGGCACGCCCCGGCATGTGCGCATTGCCCTTCACCGCACGCTCGACACCCGTTACGCCGATGGCGCGTCGCTGCCGTGGCGCGTGCGTCCGGAGATCGCCGGCGGCGGCCTGTTCGTCGACCTCGGCAGCCACACGCTCGACCTGCTCGACTTCCTGTTCGGCCCGATGGTCGAGGTGGGGGGACAGGCGCGCTCGGTCTCGGGTGCGTACCCGGCCGAGGA
This sequence is a window from Luteimonas viscosa. Protein-coding genes within it:
- the map gene encoding type I methionyl aminopeptidase, with the protein product MTIEHASELEGLQRAGALVASTLAAMRAAAVPGVRTRDLDVLGAGMMREAGARSAPQLTYGFPGATCISVNAIVAHGIPDDTALRDGDLVNIDVSAELDGYFADTGASFVVGESSARQRRLLDATREARDAAIAQLRAGDLINGIGRTVETIATRRGLRVIRNLQSHGVGRALHEAPGSIPGHYDGRDTRRLHDGMVITVEPFLATHCSRADEADDGWSLYCRRGFGAQFEHTVVVTSGTPIVVT
- the ettA gene encoding energy-dependent translational throttle protein EttA, with the protein product MSSQYIYTMNRVSKVVPPKRQIIKDISLSFFPGAKIGLLGLNGAGKSTVLRIMAGVDQDFEGEARPQPGTKVGYLEQEPQLDPAMTVREAVEEGVGEVLRAQAELDRVYAAYAEEGADFDALAKEQERLEAILAAGDAHTLENQLEVAADALRLPPWDAVIGKLSGGEKRRVALCRLLLQKPDMLLLDEPTNHLDAESVEWLEQFLARYTGTVVAVTHDRYFLDNAAEWILELDRGRGIPWKGNYTQWLTQKDERLKQEDNQEKARQKAIQKELEWSRQNAKGGRSKGKARLGRLEELQSVDYQKRNETNEIFIPPGERLGNSVIEFRNVSKRFGDRLLIDDLSMIVPPGAIVGIIGPNGAGKSTLFKMITGQEKPDSGQILMGPTVKLAYVDQSREALEGDKTVFEEVSGGLDILNINGIEIQSRAYIGRFNFKGQDQQKRVGALSGGERGRLHMAKTLLQGGNVLLLDEPSNDLDIETLRALEDALLEFPGNTFVISHDRWFLDRIATHILSFEGDSHVEFFQGNYREYEEDKKRRMGDDAGPKRLRFKALK
- a CDS encoding RcnB family protein → MNQKLTWGAVLMLALATAAMPALADNDRRGYGHRDHDRREHRRDHREARRDYRHDRRDYRHDRRDDRYDRRNHRRDYAYHRPPVRVIHHRPVVRHYHPPVRYVGPPRWARGGYVHHYQRPIYVVHDYRGYGLRHPPRGYHWMRDDYGDYLLVAIATGLIADLILR
- the glyA gene encoding serine hydroxymethyltransferase: MFARDARIETYDPELAWAIADEARRQEDHVELIASENYCSPRVMEAQGSQLTNKYAEGYPGKRYYGGCEYVDVAEQLAIDRLKQLFGADYANVQPHSGSQANQAVYLALLQPGDTILGMSLAHGGHLTHGAKVNASGKLFNAVQYGVDDQGLIDYDVVEQLALEHKPKMVVAGFSAYSRRIDWARFRAIADKVGAYLFVDMAHVAGLVAADAYPTPLPHAHVATSTTHKTLRGPRGGIIVASREGAGEKFDEIAKKMQSIVFPGIQGGPLMHVIAAKAVAFREALEPEFKGYQEQVVRNAQAMAKTIVERGYRIVSGGTDNHLMLVDMIGKPITGKAAEEALGRAHITVNKNAVPNDPQKPFVTSGLRIGTPAVTTRGYKEDDCVALAGWICDVLDAPEDEAVLSRVREAVTKQCRQFPVYG
- the nrdR gene encoding transcriptional regulator NrdR, with the translated sequence MHCPFCQHQDTKVIDSRASEDGATIRRRRECEACGERFSTLETIELKLPVIIKGDGRREPFDARKLRISMDRALHKRPVSEEQIETAVRAVVHQLRMTTEREVSSRRIGEFVIAELRKLDHVGFVRFASVYRSFEDITDFREELDRLERDLPGEGQLPLLGGEVVPFGKPSGKEKKR
- the ribD gene encoding bifunctional diaminohydroxyphosphoribosylaminopyrimidine deaminase/5-amino-6-(5-phosphoribosylamino)uracil reductase RibD, whose amino-acid sequence is MMARALRLAGQAAYTTRPNPMVGCVIAHGEEIVGEGWHQRQGEPHAEVLALQAAGSRARGATVYATLEPCAHTGRTGPCAEALVASGVARVVAAMRDPFPQVDGAGFERLRGAGIAVESGLMEAQARALNVGFLSRIERGRPWVRVKLACSLDGRTAMANGDSKWISGEAARADVMHWRARAGAILTGAGTVLADDPSLTVRFDQPREFVPPLRVVLDPGLATVARGKVREGDAPTLYLHAPDAKPPRDLVADRAAVPVKGGMFDLAAVLALLAQREINEVHVETGATLAGALLKAGLVDEVLLYIAPVLLGDTARPLFGGLGFTEMAQRLRMTIVETRHVGDDLRLLLRPQA